Proteins found in one Desulfovibrio sp. genomic segment:
- a CDS encoding D-2-hydroxyacid dehydrogenase, which yields MSEKTSIVVLDGATLNPGDNPWDEVAALGRFTLYDRTPAELTVERAKGARIVVTNKTRLTAEVLGQLESCEFITVLATGYDVVDVAFAGKRGIPVSNVPGYGYESVAQFVIAQLLALVRRVELHDRLVRAGEWNKRGEFTFWDTPQVELAGKTLGVVGFGGIGKRVAELALAFGMRVVAFAPRPKEPLASPDFAFTSSEELFRRADVVTLHCPLTASNDGFVNASLLGLMKPGSYLINTARGRLINEADLAGALNSGHLAGAALDVLAVEPPDSTNPLLTAKNCLITPHMAWASLTARKRLMSMSAANIRGFLKGQFQNVVNADFLTETA from the coding sequence ATGAGCGAAAAAACTTCCATTGTTGTCCTCGACGGCGCAACCCTCAACCCCGGCGACAACCCCTGGGACGAGGTGGCCGCCCTGGGCCGGTTCACCCTGTACGACCGCACCCCGGCGGAACTCACCGTGGAAAGGGCCAAGGGGGCGCGGATCGTCGTCACCAACAAGACCCGCCTCACGGCTGAGGTTCTTGGCCAGCTTGAATCGTGTGAATTCATTACCGTTCTGGCCACCGGCTACGACGTTGTCGACGTGGCCTTTGCTGGCAAACGCGGCATTCCGGTTTCCAACGTGCCGGGCTATGGGTACGAGTCCGTGGCCCAGTTCGTCATTGCCCAGCTCCTTGCCCTGGTCCGGCGTGTTGAGCTGCACGACAGGCTTGTGCGCGCGGGCGAGTGGAACAAACGCGGTGAGTTCACTTTTTGGGACACCCCGCAGGTGGAACTGGCCGGCAAGACCTTGGGCGTGGTGGGCTTTGGGGGCATAGGAAAGCGTGTGGCTGAACTGGCCCTGGCCTTCGGCATGAGGGTGGTCGCCTTCGCGCCAAGACCCAAGGAGCCGCTGGCATCCCCTGACTTCGCCTTTACGAGCAGCGAAGAGCTTTTCAGGCGAGCCGACGTGGTCACTCTCCATTGCCCCCTGACAGCAAGCAACGACGGATTCGTGAACGCCAGTCTTCTTGGGCTCATGAAACCCGGCAGCTACCTCATCAACACCGCACGTGGCAGGCTTATCAACGAAGCTGACCTCGCCGGCGCCCTGAACTCCGGTCATTTGGCCGGAGCCGCCCTGGACGTTCTTGCCGTGGAGCCCCCAGACAGCACAAATCCGCTGCTTACGGCCAAGAACTGCCTCATCACACCACATATGGCCTGGGCATCGCTTACTGCCAGAAAACGCCTCATGAGCATGTCAGCCGCTAACATCCGGGGATTTTTGAAAGGCCAGTTTCAGAATGTGGTCAATGCGGATTTCCTGACGGAAACGGCCTGA
- a CDS encoding elongation factor G, with the protein MLDVLKNQRTYALIGHGGCGKTTVAEMLLLVAGATQRLGKIEDGTTALDYEPEEIKRRGSVQPGFATFQWNKNRHFLIDTPGDLSFNGDLGYILASVDAVIFVVDAVDGVKPLTRKLWQEVSKFRLPTIFLITKMDRDRADYETALNGIKNQLGVKPFLQNIPIGKAEDFKGVVNIVENKAYAFDASGKVSEIAIPADMKDEVEGLRESMMEEIAVCDETLMERYLEDPASVTLDDLVSATRKAVVCAELYPVMVASGLKCMGGQRILDAAQLFFPSPLDTPVGEKSVEGADGSLLKVSPDGPPACFVFKTLFDQFAGQLSIMRVLSGTVTPDAALLNPRSDAKERFGGILFMTGKETHPCKEPVGPGAIIAVAKLKETKTGDTLCDEKKPFVMLKPKLPEPMISYALAPAEKGDEDKVFQGMSKLLDEDITLRLTRNEETGDMLLSGMGQSHIECAVERAKRRFKVSPVLKAPTIPYRETVRGKAEVQGRHKKQTGGRGQFGDCWIRMEGKGRGEGYEFKDAIVGGSIPRQYIPAVDKGVQEAAARGVVAGYPMVDFKVELYDGSFHTVDSSEMAFKIAGSLAFKAACEKLKVVLLEPIALVSVSIPDNFMGDVIGDLSSRRGKVLGSDSTGGVTEVQAHVPMSEMQEYAKTLGSMTGGQGAFTMAFDHYEDAPPPVAEKVIAEHKKAKEE; encoded by the coding sequence ATGCTTGACGTTCTGAAAAATCAGCGGACCTACGCTCTCATCGGCCACGGCGGTTGCGGCAAAACCACCGTGGCCGAAATGCTTCTTCTAGTTGCCGGGGCCACCCAGCGGCTGGGGAAGATCGAGGACGGCACCACCGCCCTGGATTACGAGCCTGAAGAGATCAAACGCCGTGGCTCAGTGCAGCCCGGCTTCGCCACCTTCCAGTGGAACAAGAATCGCCACTTCCTCATCGACACGCCGGGTGATTTGTCCTTCAACGGAGACCTTGGCTACATCCTGGCTAGCGTGGACGCCGTGATTTTCGTGGTGGACGCGGTGGACGGAGTAAAGCCCCTGACCAGGAAGCTTTGGCAGGAGGTCTCCAAATTCCGCCTGCCCACGATATTTCTCATCACCAAGATGGACCGCGACCGGGCCGACTACGAGACGGCCTTAAATGGCATCAAGAACCAGCTCGGCGTGAAGCCCTTCCTTCAGAATATTCCCATCGGCAAGGCCGAAGACTTCAAGGGCGTGGTGAATATCGTCGAGAACAAGGCCTACGCCTTTGACGCCTCTGGCAAGGTGAGCGAGATCGCCATACCGGCTGACATGAAGGACGAGGTCGAGGGGCTGCGCGAATCCATGATGGAAGAGATCGCAGTGTGTGACGAAACCCTCATGGAGCGCTACCTGGAAGATCCCGCCAGCGTGACCCTGGACGACTTGGTATCTGCCACCAGAAAGGCCGTGGTCTGCGCCGAGTTGTATCCCGTGATGGTGGCTTCGGGGCTCAAATGCATGGGCGGCCAGCGCATTCTGGACGCCGCGCAGCTCTTCTTCCCCTCGCCCCTGGACACCCCGGTGGGCGAAAAGAGCGTGGAAGGCGCTGACGGCTCCCTTCTCAAGGTCTCCCCGGATGGCCCCCCAGCTTGCTTTGTGTTCAAGACTCTTTTCGACCAGTTCGCGGGCCAGCTTTCAATTATGCGCGTGCTCTCCGGCACCGTGACCCCGGACGCCGCGCTCTTAAACCCCCGGTCCGACGCCAAGGAACGTTTCGGTGGCATCCTCTTCATGACGGGCAAGGAGACCCATCCCTGCAAGGAACCCGTGGGCCCAGGAGCCATCATCGCCGTGGCCAAGCTGAAGGAAACGAAAACCGGGGACACCTTGTGCGACGAAAAGAAACCCTTCGTCATGCTCAAACCCAAACTGCCCGAACCCATGATTTCCTACGCCCTGGCTCCGGCCGAGAAGGGCGACGAGGACAAGGTCTTCCAGGGCATGTCCAAGCTGTTGGACGAAGACATCACCTTGCGCCTCACCCGCAACGAGGAAACCGGCGACATGCTGCTCTCCGGCATGGGGCAGTCCCACATTGAGTGCGCGGTGGAAAGGGCCAAGCGCCGTTTCAAGGTCAGCCCGGTTCTCAAGGCTCCAACCATTCCTTATCGTGAAACCGTGCGGGGCAAGGCCGAGGTCCAGGGACGCCACAAGAAGCAGACCGGCGGCCGTGGCCAGTTCGGCGACTGCTGGATCAGGATGGAAGGCAAGGGGCGAGGCGAAGGCTACGAGTTCAAGGACGCAATCGTGGGTGGCTCCATCCCCCGGCAGTACATTCCCGCTGTGGACAAGGGTGTGCAGGAGGCGGCAGCGCGCGGCGTAGTGGCCGGCTACCCCATGGTGGACTTCAAGGTGGAACTGTACGACGGCTCCTTCCACACGGTGGATTCCTCGGAAATGGCCTTCAAGATAGCCGGGTCCCTGGCATTCAAGGCGGCTTGCGAGAAGCTCAAGGTGGTGCTTTTGGAGCCCATCGCCCTGGTGAGCGTCTCCATTCCGGACAATTTCATGGGCGACGTGATCGGCGATCTCTCCAGCCGCCGGGGCAAGGTGCTCGGGTCGGATTCCACTGGAGGCGTCACGGAAGTGCAGGCCCACGTGCCCATGAGCGAAATGCAGGAATACGCAAAGACGCTTGGCTCCATGACCGGCGGCCAGGGGGCATTCACCATGGCCTTCGACCACTATGAGGACGCTCCGCCTCCGGTGGCCGAGAAGGTGATCGCGGAACACAAGAAGGCGAAGGAAGAATAA
- a CDS encoding NAD(P)H-dependent oxidoreductase encodes MAKRIVFIHGSPRKKGNTRALARVAMGVLAEMGVESGEIDVARLEFKHPGCIACYKCQASEGFGCHVDDGLARAMATLPEYDAIVLATPVYWFSYPAQAKMFIDRMFSMIKFGENHEILSPLKGKPLALLATGGGTVEENLEVLETQWSIPAKRIGTPFLSCLFPLCHYPPGDVVKDADAVAKAEKFGRQLGELVKK; translated from the coding sequence ATGGCCAAACGGATCGTCTTCATACACGGCAGCCCGCGAAAGAAAGGCAACACCCGCGCCCTGGCCCGGGTGGCCATGGGGGTTCTGGCCGAGATGGGAGTGGAGTCCGGCGAGATTGACGTGGCCAGGCTTGAATTCAAGCACCCCGGATGCATCGCCTGCTACAAATGCCAGGCGAGCGAAGGGTTCGGCTGCCACGTGGACGACGGCCTGGCCCGGGCCATGGCCACACTGCCTGAGTATGACGCCATCGTGCTGGCCACGCCGGTTTACTGGTTCAGCTACCCGGCCCAGGCCAAGATGTTCATCGACCGCATGTTCAGCATGATAAAGTTCGGGGAAAACCACGAGATTCTTTCGCCGCTCAAGGGCAAGCCCCTGGCGCTTTTGGCCACCGGGGGCGGCACGGTGGAGGAGAACCTGGAAGTCCTTGAGACCCAGTGGTCCATCCCGGCCAAACGCATCGGAACGCCGTTTTTGTCCTGCTTATTTCCGCTGTGCCACTATCCTCCAGGGGATGTGGTGAAAGATGCTGATGCTGTGGCCAAAGCTGAGAAGTTCGGCCGGCAGTTGGGAGAGTTGGTCAAGAAGTAG
- a CDS encoding DUF3859 domain-containing protein has product MSKVLVILFPLFLTACSMMGFGDTPNQLEIVEYGIFKNSTLVKQTNGIPREMGVSFGFRFKVKDAKAGPMKARIVTATPGLLDPSKPKTQMDYVTEVTIQHGQTYDVIFTFSEPWEMVAGHWELKVETQKGEILSQTFEIYKPNS; this is encoded by the coding sequence ATGAGCAAGGTTCTCGTCATTCTTTTCCCGCTTTTCTTGACGGCATGCTCCATGATGGGTTTCGGCGACACCCCCAACCAGCTTGAAATCGTTGAGTACGGCATCTTCAAAAACAGCACTCTGGTAAAGCAGACCAACGGAATCCCCAGGGAAATGGGCGTTTCCTTCGGCTTCCGCTTCAAGGTGAAAGATGCCAAGGCCGGCCCCATGAAAGCCAGGATCGTCACCGCCACTCCTGGCCTGCTCGACCCCTCCAAGCCGAAAACCCAAATGGACTACGTCACCGAGGTTACCATTCAGCACGGCCAGACATACGACGTCATCTTCACCTTCTCCGAACCGTGGGAGATGGTTGCTGGCCACTGGGAACTCAAGGTGGAAACGCAGAAGGGGGAAATTCTCTCCCAAACGTTTGAAATCTACAAACCCAATTCGTAA
- the obgE gene encoding GTPase ObgE, whose product MRFVDEAIITVESGKGGRGCVAFRREKFIPFGGPNGGDGGKGGDVIFRVSPSLLTLYDLRLKRRYAAKNGQMGLGSQCNGKNADDLVVEVPRGTLVYELSEDGERLAADLTDIGQEWVAAEGGRGGKGNMHFKTSTNRAPRFAQPGEPGEEKRLRLELRLLAEIGIIGLPNAGKSTLISAVSAAKPKIAPYPFTTLTPNLGVIMGEDGLQLVAADIPGLIEGAHEGQGLGHDFLKHVSRTRALVHLLAAEETSGDDPFAGFSLVDDELVLYDPELAKRPQLRAVNKIDTLSPERLEELKSAARERGLDIRFISAKHGNGLEELVEAMWALTAKMKEEE is encoded by the coding sequence ATGCGATTCGTGGACGAAGCAATAATAACGGTCGAGTCCGGAAAGGGCGGCCGGGGATGCGTGGCCTTTAGGCGCGAGAAGTTCATCCCCTTCGGCGGTCCCAACGGCGGGGACGGCGGCAAGGGAGGCGACGTGATCTTTCGCGTTTCCCCAAGCCTGCTCACCCTGTACGACCTGCGCCTCAAGCGCCGCTATGCGGCCAAGAACGGCCAAATGGGCCTGGGCAGCCAGTGCAACGGCAAGAACGCCGATGATCTGGTGGTGGAAGTGCCCAGGGGAACCCTGGTCTACGAGTTGAGCGAGGACGGTGAGCGTCTGGCCGCGGACCTGACCGACATCGGCCAGGAATGGGTGGCGGCCGAGGGCGGCAGGGGGGGCAAGGGCAACATGCACTTCAAGACCTCCACCAACCGGGCTCCGCGCTTCGCGCAGCCAGGCGAGCCGGGCGAGGAAAAGCGCCTGCGCCTGGAACTTCGCCTGCTGGCCGAGATCGGCATCATCGGGTTGCCCAACGCTGGCAAGTCCACGCTCATATCAGCCGTGTCCGCGGCAAAGCCGAAAATCGCTCCCTATCCCTTCACCACCCTGACCCCGAACCTGGGCGTCATCATGGGCGAGGACGGCCTGCAGCTGGTTGCCGCCGACATCCCGGGCCTGATCGAGGGAGCGCACGAGGGCCAGGGCCTGGGGCACGACTTCTTGAAACACGTCTCCCGCACCCGGGCGCTCGTGCATCTGCTGGCAGCCGAGGAAACAAGCGGGGATGACCCCTTCGCTGGGTTTAGCCTGGTGGACGACGAACTCGTCCTCTACGATCCCGAGTTGGCCAAACGGCCGCAATTGCGCGCCGTGAACAAGATAGACACCCTCTCCCCGGAGCGGCTTGAGGAACTCAAATCCGCGGCCAGGGAGCGGGGCCTGGACATCCGGTTCATTTCCGCCAAACACGGCAATGGGCTGGAGGAATTGGTGGAAGCCATGTGGGCTCTTACCGCCAAGATGAAGGAGGAAGAGTGA
- a CDS encoding DUF2939 domain-containing protein, producing MRNTIILCVTMAALGVFAAWLHAQPGKAFNTVQMAMDRDDAAMLAPCLDLAALRSNIKNREAAKLSGGIPKEGVPGLLGLIGQALADSVVGALAQGMATPETILAMLRGAAATAPELPGKSPRTPAERLFGQAKTELIGFDRYVVTTPMRGNSVLRLVFSRQGTKWLLSDFEVTTASPASI from the coding sequence ATGCGCAACACCATCATACTCTGCGTGACCATGGCCGCGCTTGGAGTTTTCGCTGCCTGGCTGCACGCCCAACCCGGCAAAGCCTTCAACACCGTGCAGATGGCAATGGACCGCGACGATGCGGCCATGCTCGCCCCGTGCCTGGACTTGGCGGCGCTTCGCTCCAACATCAAGAACCGCGAGGCGGCAAAGCTGTCCGGAGGAATACCCAAAGAGGGTGTGCCGGGATTGCTGGGGCTTATCGGCCAGGCACTGGCCGACTCGGTTGTCGGCGCCCTGGCGCAAGGTATGGCCACGCCCGAGACCATTCTGGCCATGTTGCGCGGCGCGGCTGCCACTGCTCCGGAGCTGCCAGGCAAGTCTCCCCGTACACCGGCCGAGCGGCTTTTCGGGCAGGCCAAGACCGAACTGATCGGGTTCGACCGGTACGTGGTCACCACCCCCATGCGCGGCAATTCCGTTCTCCGGCTTGTTTTTTCTCGCCAGGGTACGAAATGGCTGCTCAGCGACTTCGAGGTCACCACGGCCTCACCCGCAAGCATCTAA